The Sebastes umbrosus isolate fSebUmb1 chromosome 23, fSebUmb1.pri, whole genome shotgun sequence genome contains a region encoding:
- the LOC119482356 gene encoding arg8-vasotocin receptor-like has product MLFTSESSCNITNCTNCCTNFTHETPGNISNDTDPFGRNEEVAKLEITVLSLAFVAAVVGNVSVLLAMYNTRRKPSRMHLFMKHLSLADLVVAFFQVLPQLCWKITFRFTGPDALCRVVKHLQVLGMFASTYMMVMMTLDRYIAICHPLQTLQQPTKRARIMIGSTWACSLVLSIPQYFIFSLSEVHPGSEVYDCWGHFVEPWGLRAYITWMTAGIFLVPVGVLVFCYGLICLAIWTNLKYKTRRKSVGEATTKNGILMGGSSSVSSVSTISRAKLRTVKMTFVIVLAYVVCWAPFFTVQMWSVWDKTFSWVDSENTTVTLSALLASLNSCCNPWIYMIFSGHLLSDFVSSLPCCRPLKNKFGYQDSDSSIRRTTLLSRLQGPRLSEPFRDLNPPPKTCLQVPSAS; this is encoded by the exons ATGCTCTTCACCTCGGAGAGCTCCTGCAACATCACAAACTGCACAAACTGCTGCACAAACTTTACGCATGAGACCCCCGGGAACATCAGCAACGACACTGACCCGTTCGGACGCAACGAGGAGGTGGCCAAGCTGGAGATCACCGTCCTGAGCCTCGCCTTTGTCGCTGCAGTGGTGGGCAACGTGAGCGTCCTGCTGGCCATGTACAACACCCGTCGGAAACCGTCGCGCATGCACCTGTTCATGAAGCACCTGAGCCTTGCGGACCTGGTGGTGGCCTTCTTCCAGGTGCTGCCTCAGCTCTGCTGGAAGATCACCTTCCGCTTCACGGGTCCGGACGCCCTGTGCCGCGTCGTGAAGCACCTGCAAGTGTTGGGCATGTTCGCCTCCACCtacatgatggtgatgatgaccCTGGACCGCTACATCGCCATCTGCCACCCGCTGCAGACGCTCCAGCAGCCGACGAAGCGCGCACGCATCATGATCGGCTCCACGTGGGCGTGCAGCCTGGTCCTCAGCATCCCGCAGTACTTCATCTTCTCCCTGAGCGAGGTGCATCCAGGATCAGAGGTGTATGACTGCTGGGGACACTTCGTGGAGCCTTGGGGGCTGCGCGCCTACATCACCTGGATGACGGCCGGCATCTTCCTGGTGCCCGTGGGCGTGCTTGTGTTCTGCTACGGACTCATCTGCCTCGCCATCTGGACGAACCTGAAATATAAGACCCGCAGGAAGAGCGTGGGGGAGGCCACCACCAAGAACGGGATCCTGATGGGCGGCAGCAGCTCGGTGAGCAGCGTCAGCACCATCTCTCGTGCCAAATTACGCACGGTGAAGATGACTTTCGTGATCGTGCTGGCGTACGTGGTGTGCTGGGCGCCATTCTTCACCGTGCAGATGTGGTCGGTGTGGGACAAGACCTTCTCCTGGGTCG ACTCGGAGAACACCACGGTGACACTGTCCGCCCTGCTGGCCAGCCTCAACAGCTGCTGCAACCCCTGGATCTACATGATCTTCAGCGGACACCTCCTCTCCGACTTCGTCAGCAGCCTGCCGTGCTGCCGCCCGCTGAAGAACAAGTTCGGCTACCAGGACTCGGACAGCAGCATCCGGCGGACCACGCTGCTGTCCCGCCTGCAGGGTCCGCGCCTCTCGGAGCCGTTCAGAGACCTCAACCCGCCCCCTAAGACCTGCCTGCAGGTCCCGTCTGCATCCTGA